The window AAGCGCCCAGGTGATATTGCTGTACCCAACCTTTCTCGTGGTCCCATTCTGCAAAGTAAACCAGCATGGCCGATTTAAACTTCAGTATTTCCATTGGCAGCAGCACACCACCTGCACGGATGGTTTTAAATATGTCGCTGATCTCTTTATCGGTATAATCTTCGGCATATATTTGCTCCAGGCCGTGGTCGGATACCGAGCAGCCATTAGCCGCAAAGTAATCGTGACGGGCTTTCAGTGCTGATAGGTAGGTATCAAAATCGCTGATGTTGGTGTTGGTCACCCCTTCTAGTTTGTTGATGTATGCATTCAACCCGGCTACATCATCAGCAGCCATCGCTTTATCAGGCCGGTAGGCCGGTAATATTTTTACGGCATAGTTATCAGCCTTTATTTGCTGATGGTATTCCAAGTTATCCAGTGGATCGTCGGTAGTGCATACCACCTTCACATTCATATTCTGTATCAAGTTACGTACCTTGTAATCGGGTGTTTGCAGCTTGGCGGTACATTCATCGTATATCTTTTTGGCTGTGGCCAATGATACAATATCATGCATGCCAAAATAACGCTGTAATTCCAGATGTGTCCAGTGGTAAAGCGGATTGCGCAGGGTATAAGGCACTGTAGCCGCCCATTGTTCAAACTTCTCAAAATCGCTGCCGTTGCCGGTAATATATTTTTCATTCACACCATTGGCGCGCATAGCACGCCATTTGTAATGGTCGCCATACAGCCACACTTGGGTAAGGTTGGCAAAATTACTGTTTGCCGCAATCTGATCGGGCGGTAAATGGCAGTGATAATCAATTATCGGCATCTGCTTCGCATACTCGTGATATAAACGGCGTGCGGTCTCAGTTTTCAGCAGGAAGTTGTCGTCTAAAAAGTTACTCATAAAATAAGTTTTAAGCACAAATTTGCTCGCTTAAAACGCTGCTAAGGTATTAATTATTCCGTTTTATTAATAGCAGATATATGCCTATTTATATAGATAATTAGCCACTTTGTAACTGATTGATCCAGGGGGTATTTAAATGCGCTAAAAAATTATAAAGTTACTGTCGCAATTGCCCCGTTAATTGTCGTTTTTACGCATTTCACAATAATTATGCAGGCCTTAATTTTACGTTATCGCTAAAAATAAATTATACAAAT of the Mucilaginibacter boryungensis genome contains:
- the uxaC gene encoding glucuronate isomerase, whose protein sequence is MSNFLDDNFLLKTETARRLYHEYAKQMPIIDYHCHLPPDQIAANSNFANLTQVWLYGDHYKWRAMRANGVNEKYITGNGSDFEKFEQWAATVPYTLRNPLYHWTHLELQRYFGMHDIVSLATAKKIYDECTAKLQTPDYKVRNLIQNMNVKVVCTTDDPLDNLEYHQQIKADNYAVKILPAYRPDKAMAADDVAGLNAYINKLEGVTNTNISDFDTYLSALKARHDYFAANGCSVSDHGLEQIYAEDYTDKEISDIFKTIRAGGVLLPMEILKFKSAMLVYFAEWDHEKGWVQQYHLGALRNNNTRMLSQLGPDTGWDSIGDFSQARMLSKFLNRLDTDNKLAKTIIYNLNPADNELIATMIGNFNDGSVAGKIQFGSAWWFLDQKDGMIKQMNALSNMGLLSRLVGMLTDSRSFLSYPRHEYFRRLLCNLFGDDVENGELPNDIAWIGKIVQDICFYNAKNYFGWDV